The following proteins come from a genomic window of Canis lupus familiaris isolate Mischka breed German Shepherd chromosome 31, alternate assembly UU_Cfam_GSD_1.0, whole genome shotgun sequence:
- the SON gene encoding protein SON isoform X5 encodes MATNIEQIFRSFVVSKFREIQQELSSGRSEGQLNGETNTPNEGNQAGDAAASARSLPNEEIVQKIEEVLSGVLDTELRYKPDLKEASRKSRCVSVQTDPTDEIPTKKSKKHKKHKNKKKKKKKEKEKKYKRQPEESESKVKSHHDGNIDLESDSFLKFDSEPSAMALEHPVRAFGLSETSESPAVVLEPPVVSMEISESHTLETLKPATKTAELSVASTSVISVQSEQSVALTLEPSMTKILDSFTTAPVPTTTVVLKSPEPVVTMSMEYQMKPVLKSLETIPPEQSQIILEPPVAKGLESSETLVVSPEIPTEVHPEPSTSTTMDFPESSATEGLPLPEQPIEVPSEIADSSMTRPQELLELPKTTALELPESSVASVMELPGPPATSKPELQGPPVTPVLELPGPSATPLPELPGPLSTPVPELLGPPATAVPELPGPSATSVPQLSQELPGLPAPSVGLEPPQEVPEPPVMAQELPGLPAVTAAVELPGQPAVTVAMELTEQPVTTSELEQPVGMTTVEHPGPPEVTTATGLLGQPEAAMVLELPGQPVATTALELPGQPSVTGVPELPGLPSATRALELSGQPVATGALELPGQLMATGALEFSGQSGAAGALELLGQPLATGVLELPGQPGAPELPGQPVATVALEISVQSVVTTELSTMTVSQSLEVPSTTALESYNTVAQELPTTLVGETSVTVGVDPLMAQESHMLASNTMETHMLASNTMDSQMLASNTMDSQMLASNTMDSQMLASSTMDSQMLATSSMDSQMLATSSMDSQMLATSSMDSQMLATSSMDSQMLATSSMDSQMLATSSMDSQMLATSSMDSQMLATSTMDSQMLATSTMDSQMLATSSMDSQMLASGTMDSQMLASGTMDAQMLASGTMDAQMLASSTQDSAMLGSKSPDPYRLAQDPYRLAQDPYRLGHDPYRLGHDAYRLGQDPYRLGHDPYRLTPDPYRMSPRPYRIAPRSYRIAPRPYRLAPRPLMLASRRSMMMSYAAERSMMSSYERSMMSYERSMMSPMAERSMMSAYERSMMSAYERSMMSPMAERSMMSAYERSMMSAYERSMMSPMADRSMMSMGADRSMMSSYSAADRSMMSSYSAADRSMMSSYTADRSMMSMAADSYTDSYTDTYTEAYMVPPLPPEEPPTMPPLPPEEPPMTPPLPPEEPPEGPALPTEQSALTAENTWSTEVPALPPEESVSLSEPSVSQSEMSEPSALPANYSVSASDPSVLASEAAVTVPEPPLEPESSVTATPVESTVVAEEHQIVPERAVTYMVSETPIMTAEPTVLTSEPSVMSETAETFDSMKASGHVASEVSLSLLEPAATNPEPSQNTLELPAMTVSELPAVAVPQPPTGTVPEPPTVAVLETPAVAIPDPTAVAVSDPVAVAVPDPPVEAVPETLALAESEHVTIPVPVSALEPTVPVLEPVVSVPQPNTVVSEPSVSVQESTVIISEPAVTVSEQTQVIPDEMVLESTPMILEPTVIKGVSILPGDQNLAPEIGIQEIPMHADEEPHAEGHLKNDPYESENGTNIELNVNNHLVAKEMEHNTVSAASTGAVDEIGEGNILSISETKQCTVLDTCSSVSEADGGTLSSAGPLALEPDAMGTSKGIEFATESALSSVNKYDVEVSLTTQDTEHDMIISTSPSGGSEADIEGPLPAKDIHLDLPSNNFMSKDAEGPLPIKECDQTLAVALSPKESSGEDKEVALPTKEILSDSGFSANIDDINEADLVRPLLPKDMERLTSLRAGIEGPLLASEVERDKSAASPVVISIPERASESSSEEKDDYEIFVKVKDTHEKSKKNKNRDKGEKEKKRDSSLRSRSKRSKSSEHKSRKRTSESRSRARKRSSKSKSHRSQTRSRSRSRRRRRSSRSRSKSRGRRSVSKEKRKRSPKHRSKSRERKRKRSSSRDNRKTVRARSRTPSRRSRSHTPSRRRRSRSVGRRSFSISPSRRSRTPSRRSRTPSRRSRTPSRRSRTPSRRSRTPSRRSRTPSRRRRSRSVVRRRSFSISPVRLRRSRTPLRRRFSRSPIRRKRSRSSERGRSPKRLTDLNKAQLLEIAKANAAAMCAKAGVPLPPNLKPAPPPTIEEKVAKKSGGATIEELTEF; translated from the exons TGGAAGGAGTGAAGGCCAGCTCAATGGTGAAACAAATACACCTAATGAAGGAAACCAGGCAGGTGATGCAGCTGCCTCTGCCAGGAGCCTCCCAAATGAAGAAATAGTTCAGAAGATAGAGGAAGTACTTTCTGGGGTCTTAGATACAGAACTACGATATAAGCCAG ACCTGAAGGAGGCCTCCAGAAAAAGTAGATGTGTGTCTGTACAAACAGATCCTACTGATGAAATTCCCACCAAAAAGTCAAAGAAgcataaaaagcacaaaaataaaaagaagaaaaagaagaaagaaaaggaaaaaaagtataaaagacagCCAGAAGAATCTGAGTCAAAGGTGAAATCACATCATGATGGGAACATAGATTTAGAATCAGATTCCTTTTTGAAGTTTGATTCTGAACCTTCAGCGATGGCACTGGAGCATCCTGTAAGAGCTTTTGGCCTTTCTGAGACCAGTGAATCTCCTGCAGTTGTGTTAGAGCCTCCTGTGGTGTCCATGGAGATATCAGAGTCACACACCTTAGAAACTCTGAAGCCAGCTACAAAAACTGCAGAACTGTCAGTTGCATCAACATCAGTAATTTCAGTGCAGTCAGAGCAGTCTGTGGCACTCACGCTGGAACCATCCATGACAAAGATTCTGGATTCTTTTACAACGGCACCAGTGCCTACTACAACAGTAGTGCTAAAGTCACCTGAGCCAGTTGTAACAATGTCAATGGAGTATCAGATGAAGCCTGTGCTGAAATCTTTGGAGACCATACCTCCAGAGCAGTCACAGATCATATTAGAACCTCCAGTAGCAAAAGGGCTAGAGTCATCGGAAACCCTTGTGGTATCGCCTGAGATACCTACTGAGGTACATCCTGAGCCAAGCACATCAACAACAATGGATTTTCCAGAGTCGTCTGCAACTGAAGGGCTCCCATTGCCAGAGCAGCCTATAGAAGTACCATCGGAGATTGCAGATTCATCCATGACAAGACCACAGGAGTTGCTGGAGCTGCCCAAGACCACGGCGTTGGAGCTGCCGGAGTCGTCGGTGGCCTCAGTGATGGAGTTGCCGGGGCCACCTGCGACCTCCAAGCCGGAGTTGCAGGGGCCCCCTGTGACTCCAGTGCTGGAGTTACCTGGGCCCTCTGCTACCCCATTGCCAGAGTTGCCAGGCCCCCTTTCTACCCCAGTGCCTGAGTTGCTAGGGCCCCCTGCGACAGCAGTGCCTGAGTTGCCGGGGCCCTCAGCGACATCAGTGCCACAGTTGTCGCAGGAATTGCCAGGGCTTCCAGCACCATCCGTGGGGTTGGAGCCACCACAGGAGGTACCAGAGCCACCTGTGATGGCACAGGAGTTGCCAGGGCTGCCTGCGGTGACAGCAGCAGTAGAGTTGCCAGGGCAGCCTGCGGTAACAGTAGCAATGGAGTTGACCGAACAACCTGTGACGACGTCAGAGTTGGAGCAGCCTGTGGGGATGACAACGGTGGAACATCCTGGGCCGCCTGAGGTGACAACGGCAACAGGGTTGCTGGGGCAGCCTGAGGCAGCAATGGTGCTGGAGTTGCCAGGACAGCCAGTGGCAACGACAGCGCTGGAGTTGCCAGGGCAGCCTTCGGTGACTGGGGTGCCAGAGTTGCCAGGGCTGCCTTCGGCAACTAGGGCACTGGAGTTGTCAGGGCAGCCTGTGGCAACTGGGGCACTGGAGTTGCCTGGGCAGCTCATGGCAACTGGGGCACTGGAGTTCTCGGGGCAGTCTGGGGCAGCTGGAGCACTGGAGCTTTTGGGGCAGCCTCTGGCAACAGGGGTGCTGGAGttgccagggcagcctggggcacCAGAGTTGCCTGGGCAGCCTGTGGCAACTGTGGCGCTGGAGATCTCTGTTCAGTCTGTGGTGACAACGGAGCTGTCAACGATGACCGTGTCGCAGTCCCTGGAGGTGCCCTCGACGACAGCGCTGGAGTCCTATAATACGGTAGCACAGGAGCTGCCTACTACATTAGTGGGGGAGACTTCTGTAACAGTAGGAGTGGATCCCTTGATGGCCCAGGAATCCCATATGTTAGCTTCTAACACCATGGAGACCCATATGTTAGCGTCCAACACCATGGATTCCCAAATGCTAGCGTCCAACACCATGGATTCCCAGATGCTAGCGTCCAACACTATGGATTCCCAGATGTTAGCCTCTAGCACCATGGACTCCCAGATGTTAGCAACTAGCTCCATGGACTCCCAGATGTTAGCAACTAGCTCCATGGACTCCCAGATGTTAGCAACCAGCTCCATGGACTCTCAGATGTTAGCAACCAGCTCCATGGACTCCCAGATGTTAGCAACCAGTTCCATGGACTCTCAGATGTTAGCAACCAGTTCCATGGACTCCCAGATGTTAGCAACCAGCTCCATGGACTCCCAGATGTTAGCAACCAGCACCATGGATTCCCAGATGTTAGCAACCAGCACTATGGACTCCCAGATGTTAGCTACTAGCTCTATGGATTCTCAGATGTTAGCATCAGGCACTATGGACTCTCAAATGTTAGCCTCCGGCACCATGGATGCTCAGATGTTGGCATCAGGTACCATGGATGCCCAGATGTTAGCATCTAGTACCCAAGATTCTGCTATGTTGGGTTCAAAATCTCCTGATCCCTACAGGTTAGCTCAGGATCCTTACAGGTTAGCTCAGGATCCCTATAGGTTAGGTCATGACCCTTACAGATTAGGTCATGATGCCTACAGATTAGGGCAAGATCCCTATAGATTAGGCCATGATCCCTACAGACTAACTCCTGATCCCTATAGGATGTCACCTAGACCCTATAGGATAGCACCCAGGTCCTATAGAATAGCCCCCAGGCCATATAGGTTAGCACCAAGACCCCTGATGTTGGCATCTAGACGTTCTATGATGATGTCCTATGCTGCAGAACGTTCCATGATGTCATCTTACGAACGCTCCATGATGTCCTATGAGCGGTCTATGATGTCCCCTATGGCTGAGCGCTCTATGATGTCAGCCTATGAGCGCTCTATGATGTCAGCCTATGAGCGCTCTATGATGTCCCCTATGGCTGAGCGTTCTATGATGTCAGCTTACGAACGCTCTATGATGTCAGCTTACGAGCGCTCCATGATGTCCCCAATGGCTGACCGATCTATGATGTCCATGGGTGCCGACCGGTCTATGATGTCGTCCTACTCTGCTGCTGACCGGTCTATGATGTCATCGTACTCTGCAGCTGACCGATCTATGATGTCATCTTACACTGCTGATCGTTCAATGATGTCTATGGCAGCTGATTCTTACACCGATTCTTATACTGATACATACACGGAGGCATATATGGTGCCACCTTTGCCTCCTGAAGAGCCTCCAACAATGCCACCATTACCACCTGAGGAGCCACCAATGACACCACCATTGCCTCCTGAGGAACCACCAGAGGGTCCAGCATTACCTACTGAGCAGTCAGCATTAACTGCTGAAAATACTTGGTCTACTGAGGTGCCAGCATTACCTCCTGAAGAGTCTGTGTCGCTGTCTGAACCTTCTGTGAGTCAAAGTGAGATGTCAGAGCCTTCGGCATTGCCTGCTAATTATTCAGTGTCAGCATCAGATCCTTCAGTGTTAGCATCAGAGGCTGCTGTGACTGTTCCAGAACCACCATTAGAGCCAGAGTCTTCAGTTACAGCAACACCTGTAGAGTCTACTGTAGTAGCAGAAGAACATCAAATTGTTCCAGAGAGAGCAGTGACTTACATGGTATCTGAAACTCCCATAATGACAGCTGAACCAACTGTATTAACATCAGAGCCTTCAGTTATGTCTGAGACAGCAGAAACTTTTGATTCCATGAAAGCTTCAGGACATGTTGCCTCAgaggtatctctctctctcctggagcCAGCTGCAACTAATCCGGAGCCATCACAGAACACTCTAGAGCTGCCAGCCATGACTGTTTCAGAGCTACCAGCTGTGGCTGTCCCACAGCCACCAACTGGGACTGTTCCAGAGCCCCCAACTGTGGCTGTCTTGGAGACCCCAGCTGTGGCTATCCCAGATCCAACAGCTGTGGCTGTCTCTGACCCAGTAGCTGTGGCTGTTCCAGATCCACCTGTTGAGGCTGTCCCAGAGACCCTGGCCTTGGCTGAATCAGAGCATGTTACCATTCCTGTGCCAGTTTCTGCCCTGGAGCCTACTGTGCCTGTACTGGAACCAGTAGTGTCAGTCCCTCAACCTAATACAGTTGTATCAGAACCATCTGTTTCTGTCCAAGAATCCACTGTGATAATTTCAGAGCCTGCTGTCACTGTCTCAGAACAGACCCAAGTAATACCAGATGAGATGGTTTTAGAGTCTACACCAATGATACTGGAGCCGACTGTTATAAAAGGAGTGAGTATATTACCTGGGGATCAAAATCTTGCTCCAGAGATTGGCATACAGGAGATTCCCATGCATGCAGATGAAGAGCCACATGCTGAAGGACACCTGAAGAATGACCCTTATGAAAGTGAAAATGGTACAAATATAGAACTTAATGTAAATAATCACTTAGTTGCTAAAGAGATGGAACATAATACAGTGTCTGCTGCCAGCACTGGTGCTGTTGATGAAATTGGTGAAGGGAATATTTTGTCCATCAGTGAGACTAAACAATGCACAGTATTGGATACCTGCTCTAGTGTTAGTGAAGCTGATGGAGGAACTCTATCTTCTGCTGGTCCCCTTGCTCTTGAACCTGATGCAATGGGAACTAGTAAGGGTATTGAATTTGCCACAGAATCTGCTCTCAGTTCAGTTAATAAATATGATGTTGAAGTATCCTTAACTACTCAAGATACTGAACATGACATGATAATTTCCACTAGTCCTAGTGGTGGTAGTGAAGCTGACATAGAGGGACCTTTGCCTGCTAAGGACATTCATCTTGATTTACCATCAAATAACTTTATGAGTAAGGATGCAGAAGGACCATTGCCTATAAAAGAGTGTGACCAGACATTGGCAGTTGCTCTCAGTCCTAAAGAAAGTAGTGGAGAAGATAAAGAAGTAGCTCTCCCTACTAAAGAGATACTGTCGGATTCAGGATTTTCTGCTAATATTGATGATATTAATGAAGCAGATTTAGTGAGACCATTACTTCCTAAGGATATGGAACGTCTTACAAGCCTTAGAGCTGGTATTGAAGGACCTTTACTTGCAAGTGAGGTTGAACGTGACAAATCTGCTGCCAGTCCGGTTGTAATCAGTATACCAGAAAGAGCTTCAGAATCTTCCTCAGAGGAAAAAGATGATTATGAAATTTTTGTAAAAGTTAAGGACACAcatgaaaaaagcaagaaaaacaagaaccgGGACAAaggtgagaaagagaagaaaagagactcTTCGTTAAGATCTCGAAGTAAGCGTTCCAAGTCTTCTGAACACAAATCACGCAAGCGTACCAGCGAATCTCGTTCTAGGGCAAGGAAGAGATCATCTAAGTCCAAGTCTCATCGTTCTCAAACACGTTCAAGGTCCCGTTCAAGacgcaggaggaggagcagcagatcAAGGTCAAAGTCCAGAGGAAGGCGCTCTGTATCAAAAGAGAAGCGTAAAAGATCTCCAAAGCACAGGTCGAAgtccagggaaagaaaaagaaaaagatcaagttCTAGGGATAACCGGAAAACAGTTAGAGCTCGTAGTCGCACCCCAAGTCGTCGGAGTCGGAGTCACACTCCCAGTCGCCGAAGAAGATCTAGAtctgtggggaggaggagcttTAGTATTTCCCCAAGTCGCCGGAGCCGCACCCCGAGCCGCCGAAGCCGCACCCCGAGCCGCCGGAGCCGAACCCCAAGCCGCCGGAGCCGAACCCCAAGCCGCCGAAGCCGCACCCCGAGCCGCCGAAGCCGCACCCCGAGCCGCCGGAGAAGATCAAGGTCTGTGGTAAGGAGACGAAGCTTTAGTATCTCACCAGTAAGATTAAGGAGATCACGAACACCCTTGAGAAGAAGGTTCAGCAGATCTCCCATCCGTCGTAAACGATCCAGGTCTTCTGAAAGAGGCAGATCACCTAAACGTCTGACAGATTTGa aTAAGGCTCAATTACTTGAAATAGCCAAAGCTAATGCAGCTGCCATGTGTGCTAAGGCTGGTGTTCCTTTACCGCCAAACCTAAAGCCTGCACCTCCACCCACAATAGAAGAGAAAGTTGCTAAAAAATCAGGAGGAGCTACTATAGAAGAACTAACTGAG TTTTAG